The segment CATTAAGAAGGGTCTTTTTGAACATTGAAGACTCTACGACAGGGTGTTTTAGAGTTTAGGTTCAGAGAGATGTGCTTTTCGTATGTATTTTTGTAAAGTGCACAAACTAAACCAAAGGCagcaatatttttttcttccccgATGCCTAACGGTATAGATGTCGAGTCTCTTTTGGATAATTGTTCTGATCTAAATCCCATGCTCACTATTAGCTGATCCATTCATGCTAAAAAAAAGGCAGAGAAGCTAAGATCAACCTAGGTTTCAAAATCATGATTTGACACTGGCCCATTTGCATCATATAGAGCAGCAATGAGAACCAGAAGATTATATCACACGACACTCCATTGGCCATTCAATTTTATGATGCACTGAAGCCTGTTCACTCAATGAACCGCATAACCAAAGGCAAGCCACTAATCCTATAAACTTCTGATGGTAATTCATTCTATAATCATATTACTGATAGTAGTAGCTTAAGTGGATCAGCACCATATGATTGCACAAGTGGAAAATCACATCATGCCTAACGCCTCACGCCTCAGATTGTCTTTCAACTCCATATAAAACTATGAAGCATGGTACTAAACATCAAGCATATCCGGCTACCAAGATAGCCCACATTTACACTAAAAAAAGCAAGAACACCACGGAATTTCCATAAAGAAAAGtagaatgaatgaaaatttggaatgaaatAACCAATGCCCAGAAAGCGAAAAACCATCAGTTATTTAAAACACAGCTCAGAAAACGTTAATGTCAGCTAAACCAGAAGCTCACAGAAAGTTGACCATCGGGTTGAAATTGGCAGCGGCGTGAGACAGACTCGGAGATTTCAATCCAGGAAACAGGACCAGAAGGCGATTTCTCTGCGTCCTTGCGCACGTTGAACTTGTTCTGCGTAGTGGAGGAGATTCAGAAGAAGATAGGGACTGGaatgataataaaattgaaatgtacCAGGAAATCCATGGAGGAAGACTCGCAATTTGCCTAATGACCGTTTCGTTCCAGAGGTGAAAACGCCGCCGCGAGAATCGGAGTTGAAATCCACAATTGCCGCCGAATAAGGAAGTTTTATCTGTTTCTCCGAAGTGGCAGAGACGTTTGtttcactatttttatttatttatttatttattattattattatgtttttttagtttttaagactatatttaaaatgataatatttatttattagtttaaatattttatttttatcttcttttttttgttcgttctataatttttttttttataatgtcgacacttccaaaattttcaaaaaatcagAGTTAAAATCTAGAAGTACGACATGTTCACGTTCgactcaaattaattttaaaatatatgaatcaACCGAACTTAAAAACTTCATTTATAGGAAATGTGATTCGTGAGAGATAACACACTCATTCGTATGATATCTTTTCACTGATTCCAAAAATAACAAAGTTACGAGGGTTGATGTGAGATTCCAtgttggttggaaaggggaacgaaacattctttcaAGGATGTAAAAATATActctagcagatgcattttaaagccttgagaggatgtcttttaaaaccttgagtagAAGCCtcgaagggaaagtccaaagagggcaatatctcCTCACGGTGGacctgggctgttacaattgaTATCCAAAGtgaaaaatatagaataagAGAATCGCTCACATAGCTAATGATAGATTGAAGATCCGAGCTAATGATAGATCGAAGATCCGACCGTATCCCCTTCATTTATAATCTAAACAAGCATGATCAAACACAGATAAATAGCTACACTTCCCTACGTTGGCCTCCGTAAGGATGAGCCGAGTCCGTGGATTTCTGTAGATGCTGCCATTAGAGGCTTCATTTACAGCATTCACAACGCCGAGTCCTGATCATCGTCATAGTCAAAATCTTGCTCGCTTGATTGTCTCATTCTCTTTGCATCCCTCGGGGTCGGTCTTccctttttgggtttccctCTGCACATGAAATGCACAAATTTGTATTATGTACAAACTATCTGAAGATAAAACACCTTCAAAGCTTTACAAAGTAAGATAGTTACAGGGTTCAGAGAagttatttccttttcctcttttatcTGTGGTTGTTCATTGTTAAATGGTGTTTTATGTTGCAGAAGTTTAAAGCAAAATTATCGAAGGAAGGAGAAAATTGGCAGAATACTAACTGTCCATTGGAATATATGCCACCGCCTTTAGATCTGCCAGGACCTAAGTCGGATCTCCCATCTGCAACAAGGTTCACAAAAGAAGACGATTAAATTTAATCACAAAAAATCAGAAGAATTTATTCTTAGCGTTAAGACTCACCATCACGTCCAGCTGCAAGCTCTTCAGCCTGAAAATTAAAGCGAAAAAGAATGGTAGAATATGAAATCTAGAGCAAATTTGTAACCACTCAAGCTCACCCCTAGTACATATTATCCgatttggcccgttacgtatcgccgtcatcctcacagttttaatatgcctctactagggagaggatttcacacccttatgagaatgtttcgttcccctctccaaccaatatgggatctcacaatccaccctttttgggagcccagcgtcctcgcttgcacaccgtccggtgtctgactctgatatcatttgtaacagctcaagcccaacgctagcagatattgtccactttggcccgttacgtattgttgtcagtctcacggttttaaaacgtgtttactagggagaggtttccacacccttataaggaatgtttcattctcatctctaatcaacgtgggatctcacaaaactATACTAGAAACTATGGGGGGAGAGGAAGAAAGGTTATGACAGTGGGAGGTCGTAACATACGAGAAAAGGGGAAATTAAAGTACTCAGCCAGAAGTACAAGACAacatattttacattttccaGATAGAAAACAAAGTATACTGTATAGTATATGCAACGAGCTTCACCATTAATTTATTCAGTCtataaatccataaacatAAACCGATTTCAAATTACAAGTCTGCAATTTCCTaagttttaaaagaaacacacacacaaaaacaacttttcaatAAGAATTCGGAAGGCTACAACAAGACACAAAAGCTTCAAATAGTATACCCCAACATTATATAGATCTAATAAAACCCCAAATCATAGTTCAATCACCTccacaaaaatacaaaaaatcgTCCCAATTTGAAGTAATTACCATAGTGGagtacaattttaattttattataaaaagaagCTCAAAGATAACAATTATTAGCAAAATTATGAAACGCTCTCCACTTCCTAGAAAATCCCTAAAGATCCTATATAGTTTCTTTCTAACCAAATACCCTAAACACATAATtacataaaacattaatttttcctttgaagaaagtataataaaaaagttccATGATAATCTCTATAAGCGAAAAGTGAAGAATCCAATTTAGTCCAAAAAATTGTAGAACCAAATACCAAAAGTTTCTAGAATACAAATATTATGGCAAATGGCTAATGCTTCAGATCCTAGAAAGCAAAGCATACACTAAAATGGATCCAACATCAATCTGGATATCTTATTAGCCCCAAACTTAAGACCTTATACCGAATAGGATGTCCTTGTCTTAGCCCTCTAGATGCATTTATCATTTgtacataaaatttattaaaagctAGTTTACATTTGTTTTACATGAAAAATTATATCTCTTGTATCACACAACTAAATTTCCACTTCAGACACAGGTTAAGAATCGAAGTACATACAGCAGGGGAGGTAACAGAAGACAGTGAGAAGAGCCTATCTTCAAGCTGAAACTTCCTAGACCGCTTTAAACTGCATCCACAAgtattcataaactttacctcacttacttttttttttttttacttaaaaaaatagcCTTGGAATGACTTTACAATAAAAAGGGGAAAccttttgtaaaaataatgaaCATTAAATGACCACCACAGCCCAAATCTCCTCTTAAGAACTGAAGTGTCACTTCTACAACTTATGAACTAAAcggaaattaatttagaacttaaattaaaacttcagaGACCAAAAGTGtgattttttctaaattatatttcaattggAAAGAGAGTATTTTATTGATCccatttctaaattaaaactCAGTAAACGTAAATCTTCATGTGTTAAGACAGGTAACATGCATGAATAACGAGAACtaatatgaataatattataGACACTCCATACAGAGCAGTACTCTAAGATGCAGACAGGAATCCTTCAAAACCTTTCAATACATTCCCACATTGGCTTGGATCCTGTAGGTAATTAGTCTCCATGTCATAAACCTGCATATATTACCGGATATAAGTATTAAAATTAGATGGAAGTAAAACCAAAGAAGCAATCCTATTAGTTTTCTTAGAATACAACACTGCTTGTTTTGTTAACGAGGTAAGCTATTGTACTTTAACTTCTCATGAAAGAAGGATGTAAACTTATTGTAactttacaaataataatatcaacaaaaaagTCTCTATTTCTTGTTCAAAAATTAGAAGGGAAGTGAAAATTACTTTCTACACTGGAAAAGTGTTGGGAGAAAGCTTCTTAAGACCTTTGATATTCCACAGGTATTTGATagaatataaaaggaaaatactCTCCCGCCGTTAACTGGAGTACGGCTTAAAAGTAAAGCTCGGTTGTTGCTGGCTAATGCAGTGAAACTAATCTTTAGCGTATGTGGTTTCATAGAACAAGTGTGACAGTGTATTCAGAACAAGTGACGCAAGATTTCGTAGAACAAGTGGCAAAAAACGTAACAACTATAAAAGCGTAGGAACCCAACTAGAATCGAAACAAAAATCCTCTAAAAGACACTGTCGAGTTCATATTCATAAATCAGAAGCACAGAAATTCCAAAACTCTTGTCAAGGAATCAAAGCAAACCTGTTTCTCAATACTCCGAAGCTCGTCGTGGAGCTTTGCTCTCCTGGTAAGAAGACCAGCAAGCATTGCAGACGGATTTGTGGCTGTCTTTTGACCTGAAGCACATTTTTCCGTAATCTAAGAGAGTGAACGAAGCAATTGatcaacaaattcaaattgagaagaaaatgcaaaattgGAAAGGAATTCAACAACGGTTACCTTCAGCTTCCATAATCTCGCGGGAAACCTGGAAGCCCTAAAAAGATAAATGGGGCAAATTTTTATCGACGCCGGGAATCTACGTTCCGTTTCTCACTTCTTAATTATTagtaaacattttttaaataacaaggtcaaattatatttatttccccctaatttttttaattatataaaaaaaatatatacttttatctCTTTCACATCTCTTCCAAAGAATTCTCGATGCCAAATCAATGCCAAAGACAACATGTCGGTAGGATTCAAACAAATTAGCTTATCCGAAAAAAGCACGGTTCGTTAGAAGATTTATCTCGTGCCTAGTATTGCACGATTCCACCCTGCAAAAATCTCGATTCATTCTATCGAAGTTCATCTAGCATTGTGTACGGTCACGTGAAATGATCCATTTCCCCCAAAATGATCTAGTCCAACAGGGAAACCTCAAATCATCGAGTCAAATTTTCTAATCGTTCTTTAGAATTGTTTGAACATAGGCTTGAAACAAAGCCTAGCTTCGATAAATAAGTATTTTGCCTTGGGATAGTCGATATAGTCGGCATATATAGTTTATAGCCGTCCGTTTAAACTCAGTTCATAATTTACACTTCCTGTTTTCAAACATTagctaaaatttcatttagcCATACCATTTTATGAGCCAACTATTTgatacaatacaatacaagTTGTGTTTTCACAAACCTAGCTTCTTTGGTCTTAGATAAGTTCCAGAACCTTGACGTAAACCAGGCATAGAAacttgttgctgctgctgtcTCCTcttctccctttccttctCCTTGTTTTCTCTCTCGGACTCGACTTGAATCTTTCTTAACgactccatttcttcttccatggctGTTTTCGATTCTTTTTGCCTTTTCTTATGCTCCAAGAGCGATGTATCTGACTCCTTGACGGAGAAGAACATCGGTCCAAGTTCAGCCAACCATTGAGGCTCGACTGCAGTTGCACACTGCATATACTCCTTTGTCGTCAAAATCAGTTCGTGATACACGACGTGATCGGGAGTACATCCCATGCCATACAGAGCACTGCTTGGATGAAGATGGCATGGCATCCCATTCCTGCAGTTCACATATTCTCCCACACCCTTCAGTCTAGCTGCATTGTGAAAATAAGCAGAGCAGATAGCTTTTCTCACGAGATCCGTATCGGGCCAACAGGATGTCAGAGGTATTTTTAGAGTCTTCAAAATGTCTAACAACTGCGACCGCACCTCTCGAGCCTTTCGTAGCCCTTTGACGTGCAAGAAATGGTCATTGCACCAATCCCCCCTGTACTGGTGTTGTTTCCATTGCTGATAAACGTTATACAGCGTTAAATGGTCGGATTCTGGTATGAAAAACCTTTCCCTTGCAGCATCACTCTCCTCGACTCGATCTTTGGGTCGGAAAAACACTGATGGTACTGAAAGCATTGAAACAATCGTCAGTACCTCATCGAGGCACCCGAGCTGTTCGCCCATCAAAAGCATTTTGGCCAGTGGGGGATCTAGGGGGAACTCAACCATCTTCCACCCAAGTTCAGTCAAACCTCCTACATTGTTAAGAGCCCCCAATACCCACAACTGGTACATAGAGTTAAGAATGTTATCTTGTGGTGGTGGATCCATGAAGTCGAAATCCAGTAAGTTCTCAACTTTAAGAGATTTAAGCAGCAAAACAACATTCCCCAGGTTGGTTCTTTGGATCTCTGGCACAGGACTTGGCAACATTTCGTTTAAGTACGCACTTTCTGTGTACAAACGGTAGCAAGTACCAGGTCCAGTTCTACCGGCACGTCCAGCACGCTGATCAGCAGCAGCACGACTTACTGGAAATACTTGTAGTGCATCCATACCCATTCTAGGGTTATACACTTTCATTTTACCATAACCAGTGTCAATAACGTAAAATATTCCATCAACAGTCAAGGAAGTCTCGGCAATATTGGTGGCAACAATGCATTTACGAGCGCCATCTTCAGCTTTCTGGAATATCTTCGCTTGCAAGTCGGCTGGCAGCTGCGAATATATGGGAAGTATCAAAAGTTTGGGCACCCCCTTTTTTGTGGTTGAAATGAGCTGTTCGATACGCTCTGCAAGGGCGAAACAGGCTGCCTCGATCTCGTCTTGGCCAGTCATGAAGATAAGAATGTCACCAGGAGGGCTTGTGATATGGATGGTCATAGCCTGCTTTACGGCTGCTTCGACGTAATCTTCACATGGAGTTTTGCTGTACAAAGTATTCACAGGAAATGTTCTCCCAGGGATGTGAAAAATGGGGACACTGCAAATATTTTTTGTGCATTAGTTATAAGAGGCATATCAACCCAGATATACACACAtggataaacaaaaaataaaaaactaaatcaaaagTACCTTCCAAAAAAGTTCGAAAACTTTTGAGCATTAAGAGTTGCAGATGTCACGATAAGCTTGAAATCACGACGTTGGGCAACCACCTTTTTCAAGATCCCGAAGAGGACGTCCGTGCTAAGTGACCTCTCATGTGCTTCATCCATTACAATTACACTGAAAGAGAATGATAAAagtcaacaaaaaaagaacattttcCTCCCcgaaatagaaaacaaatctGAACATGGCATACCGGTACTTTTCGAGATCAGAATCTTTGAGAGTTTCACGCAGAAGAACTCCATCAGTCATATACTGAAACAATATGAGGACAGGTTATTCACAACTAGCATTATCAAACATGAACCTTATAATCATATGGGTAATGAATAGAATGCCATTCATCCTTGAACCCATCTCAACTCAACTGTGGTTGAGATATGCCATCATATAATAActagagacaaaaaaaaaagaataaaaaaaataaaaaataaaactagcCGTGGAAGATCTCATAGAATGAAGAGTGATACACGTTCTGAGAAGATGTATTCACCTTAATAATAGTTGTCGGCCCAGTTACATCCTCGAATCGAATGGCATAACCTACTTTATCACCCAACTCGCACTCCATCTCTTCGCTGACTCTTTTGGCTACACTCATAGCTGCCACACGCCTTGGTTGGGTGCAACcaatgataccatttgtggtATAACCATCCTCAAATAGATACTGTCAAAGTATGTTGGTGTTAAAAGAGGTAACCTAATAAACTATTTAAGGGTGAAAAGGTAGTTAATGATGAATAAACCTGAGTCAATTGTGTGGTCTTTCCTGAACCAGTTTCTCCAACCACCACAATCACTTGATTTTCACGGATAACCTACAAAAGACATTAGTTCAGtccattaaaaaaagtttaaaataatccAACAACAGTCTTCTGCCCCAACacaagatgataagaatccacaaacaattttatttgtgTATTTCTAGATACAATTTGTCAGCACAATCACTAAAGAAAATATCTATTGATGATCAAAAGAAGGATGACAATTTACCACCtaattcaaacatttgagaagtcttcatttttttttttttaaataaaaagaccaactttcattgaagaaaaaaaaatgcaagaatACTAAGGGCAAGGACAAAACAAAGCTCACAAAAGAGAGCAACCCTAGAAAAAGAGGTTTCAATCAAGTAAAATATAACTTTCTCTAGACCCTATCCAAGATATTCCAGCCAAGTTTGAAGATTTTTATTACCCTAACTATAAACTATAAATGGGAAAGAACTAAAATAACGAGATGAAGTAATGAAGGAGAACAAAcagaaggaaaataattataaccTGTAGCAGATCATCTCTGACTGAATATATAGGAAGATATTGTCTTTGTTGTGCTAAGGTATTTGACTTAGCAAAGTCACTCACTGCTTCCCCCTTCTTCATGTGCTGCGCAAACTTCGCATCTTCCTTGAAATTGACCTCACCTTCATCACCTACTGCTGCAGTATCTGCATCTATctatcatattaaaaaaaaaaatacattaagaACCATTATGGAAAGGGCACCAAAAGACATCATCTTTATCTTGCAAAGAATCACACAAACCTGCTCTGCTGTTTTTTCAACACCAAGGATATCACCAAGTTTGGAGCCTGCAAGCTCCCAAAAGCGTTGTCGTGACTTGttcatgttttgtttctcatgAATTTCCCTGACCAACGCAGATCCTTTGCGCGATATTATAGCCATATCTGATGTAGCATCTTTTATTGGCATTATTGGTTCGGCTTGTTTGGTAAAAACAACTCTTCCATCAAGGAAAGGAGGCTTTGTATCTGTCACAAAATGCAACAACTTTAGCTTCAACTCAGCCAACATAACGTTACAGTTATCACATACATGAAAGAATACTTCTTACCGTGGACAAGAAGAATGacttttttctcttcctcaTCATCAAAGTCAGTCTGCACCTCAGTACCCCTAACAGCTCCAGATCTCAAAAGTTGTCGGTCTTCCCATTGTGCATTATCTGCAGTGAGCTGAGACAGCTTTTTGCTCTGAGAAAGGGTCATCTTGGTTCCATCTCGACGGACCTGCATCATAGATCATGTTAACTcactttcataaaattttaattttttcaacaaGAAATGGAGAACGATATATGTTGAAAGAGGATCAAACCAAGGAACATCTAAACAATTCCTTAAATTTTCTCCATTACCAAATATTCACAGGATGGAAACTGTTCTAAAGAACGCGCAGTAGATGCTGATTTGAAACTAAAGAGCTTTTAAATAGACAAGGGACAGAGAACTGAACCAACCAAGCTATATTTGGAGTATACAGATATTGAAATAAACATGGACAACATGGCaattcttttggagttcttgatagatctaataaaaaaaactagaatATAAACAATGTGTATTGATAAACATAATAGTCatataaaagtataaaaaaaaacccggCAATTGCCACTTAAACAAAAATTCTCAGAGGATATTTGTAACATAACtataattatgattaaaagGATTAACTTAACTATAAATTTGTCTTCAATGTTTCAAGTCACATTGGTAAATATagtaattaaatcaaattgtCATAACTCgaccatttatattt is part of the Cucurbita pepo subsp. pepo cultivar mu-cu-16 chromosome LG12, ASM280686v2, whole genome shotgun sequence genome and harbors:
- the LOC111806717 gene encoding pre-mRNA-splicing factor ATP-dependent RNA helicase DEAH7, whose amino-acid sequence is MKTQGGDGGVIDIEKTTLLLEPENNTEGGLSVPGKDRPVFRPPERRSHLGLDVLANAKRGGSNDNGFKIPKQSIASFVSSMEEEETLESSGVIDSGKESISHNHSVKNRNYREIASNDSYEGTPSVQEEIAGDSFKHHNSSETSDSSVITMSSKSAHMSRYRSPRQDYDNHDRERKDFDNDGRSNNRRARHGHNYDGDEPYYGRSRYQKDYGREHERKRSRYESSRRTPGRSDWDDGRWEWEETPRRDGRSSSSRHHQPSRSPMYVGASPDARLVSPWLGGNTPNSTGSSASPWDHISPSPVPVRASGSSIKSSSSSYHSKSHNLTFSSRSSPSSEDYQTDKSEINGTKYEISENMRQEMEYNSDRAWYDRDEGNTMFDADSSSFYFGDDAAFQKKEAELAKRLVRRDGTKMTLSQSKKLSQLTADNAQWEDRQLLRSGAVRGTEVQTDFDDEEEKKVILLVHDTKPPFLDGRVVFTKQAEPIMPIKDATSDMAIISRKGSALVREIHEKQNMNKSRQRFWELAGSKLGDILGVEKTAEQIDADTAAVGDEGEVNFKEDAKFAQHMKKGEAVSDFAKSNTLAQQRQYLPIYSVRDDLLQVIRENQVIVVVGETGSGKTTQLTQYLFEDGYTTNGIIGCTQPRRVAAMSVAKRVSEEMECELGDKVGYAIRFEDVTGPTTIIKYMTDGVLLRETLKDSDLEKYRVIVMDEAHERSLSTDVLFGILKKVVAQRRDFKLIVTSATLNAQKFSNFFGSVPIFHIPGRTFPVNTLYSKTPCEDYVEAAVKQAMTIHITSPPGDILIFMTGQDEIEAACFALAERIEQLISTTKKGVPKLLILPIYSQLPADLQAKIFQKAEDGARKCIVATNIAETSLTVDGIFYVIDTGYGKMKVYNPRMGMDALQVFPVSRAAADQRAGRAGRTGPGTCYRLYTESAYLNEMLPSPVPEIQRTNLGNVVLLLKSLKVENLLDFDFMDPPPQDNILNSMYQLWVLGALNNVGGLTELGWKMVEFPLDPPLAKMLLMGEQLGCLDEVLTIVSMLSVPSVFFRPKDRVEESDAARERFFIPESDHLTLYNVYQQWKQHQYRGDWCNDHFLHVKGLRKAREVRSQLLDILKTLKIPLTSCWPDTDLVRKAICSAYFHNAARLKGVGEYVNCRNGMPCHLHPSSALYGMGCTPDHVVYHELILTTKEYMQCATAVEPQWLAELGPMFFSVKESDTSLLEHKKRQKESKTAMEEEMESLRKIQVESERENKEKEREKRRQQQQQVSMPGLRQGSGTYLRPKKLGL